A region of Elusimicrobiota bacterium DNA encodes the following proteins:
- a CDS encoding aquaporin codes for MNLLKGFHFPWKKCSAELIGTGGLVLGGLSVVIFMFGTGSPMAALIPSEGIRRLITGFLFGSTGACIALSPVGKISGAHINPVVTMAFRLMGKLDVRTTVGYILAQLAGAVLGCLPLFLWGAMGRSVDFGATVPGPRFALSTALGGEILTTFIMVSLLAVFLGFRTIRPFTPALFPPLYSLMVWWESPISGTSTNPARTFGPAVITGIWDGGWIYWIGPMVGMFLAVLACSALAKRIEGAKLYHFDNPNDRFFRSQKRL; via the coding sequence GTGGGCTTTCGGTGGTCATTTTTATGTTTGGCACCGGCTCGCCCATGGCGGCCCTGATCCCCAGCGAGGGAATCCGGCGTTTGATCACGGGGTTCCTGTTTGGGTCAACCGGCGCCTGCATCGCGCTTTCCCCAGTGGGGAAAATCAGCGGGGCGCACATTAACCCGGTGGTCACCATGGCCTTTCGGCTCATGGGCAAACTCGATGTCCGAACGACCGTTGGTTACATCCTGGCCCAGCTGGCGGGGGCGGTCTTGGGGTGTTTGCCTTTGTTTTTGTGGGGAGCCATGGGCCGGAGCGTGGACTTCGGCGCCACCGTTCCGGGCCCGCGCTTTGCGCTCTCCACAGCGCTGGGGGGGGAAATCCTGACGACGTTCATCATGGTCTCGCTCCTCGCCGTCTTTCTCGGGTTCCGAACGATCCGCCCCTTCACCCCGGCCCTCTTCCCTCCGCTTTATTCCCTGATGGTCTGGTGGGAGTCCCCGATCTCAGGCACCAGCACCAACCCAGCCCGGACGTTTGGCCCCGCCGTCATCACTGGGATTTGGGATGGAGGGTGGATCTATTGGATCGGACCCATGGTCGGCATGTTTCTGGCCGTCCTCGCCTGTAGCGCCCTGGCCAAGCGCATCGAAGGCGCCAAACTTTATCACTTCGACAACCCGAACGACCGATTTTTCCGATCGCAGAAACGTTTGTAG